In the Streptomyces sp. 840.1 genome, one interval contains:
- a CDS encoding MFS transporter, whose amino-acid sequence MPRNRTILMLSVGHACVDIYQGAVASLVPFFVAERAYSYAAVSGVVLAASLLSSVAQPVFGVLTDRWAMPWLLPVSTILGGLGIALSCVSGSYPLTLAFVAVSGVGVAAYHPESARVARLVSRGSHTAMGWFSLGGNLGFAAAPLMVTAVVASGGLRLAPLFVVPALVGSVLCLPVLRALEKTAHDGGPGSTIGTGTDDKASFVKLSLAVVCRSIAFIGLSTFISLYVKQRLGGSTAAGTAALFVLYLGGAVGSVLGGALANRWDRVAVARWSYLVSVAAVAGVVYVPGPAVYACVVLTSAGLYVPFSLQVTLGQDYLPTRVGTASGITLGLTVSIGGLASPLIGSIADATSLRTALTPLILMPALSWLLLRTLPEPAAPKPAAAAEPVAAARQTGDDTDAELSPSRDHR is encoded by the coding sequence GTGCCAAGGAACCGGACCATCCTCATGCTGTCGGTCGGCCACGCCTGCGTGGACATCTACCAGGGCGCCGTGGCGTCGCTCGTCCCGTTCTTCGTCGCCGAGCGCGCCTACAGCTACGCCGCCGTCTCGGGCGTCGTGCTCGCCGCGTCCCTGCTGTCCTCGGTCGCCCAGCCGGTGTTCGGCGTCCTCACCGACCGGTGGGCGATGCCCTGGCTGCTGCCCGTGAGCACGATCCTCGGAGGGCTGGGCATCGCCCTGAGCTGCGTGAGCGGCTCCTACCCCCTGACCCTGGCCTTCGTTGCCGTGTCCGGTGTCGGCGTGGCCGCCTACCACCCCGAGTCCGCCCGCGTCGCCCGGCTCGTCAGCCGGGGCAGCCACACCGCGATGGGCTGGTTCTCGCTCGGCGGCAACCTCGGCTTCGCCGCCGCACCCCTCATGGTCACCGCGGTCGTCGCGTCCGGCGGACTGCGCCTGGCGCCCCTGTTCGTGGTGCCCGCCCTGGTCGGCAGCGTGCTGTGCCTGCCCGTGCTGCGCGCGCTGGAGAAGACGGCACACGACGGCGGCCCCGGCAGCACGATCGGCACCGGCACCGACGACAAGGCCTCGTTCGTGAAACTGTCGCTGGCCGTCGTCTGCCGGTCCATCGCCTTCATCGGGCTGAGCACGTTCATCTCCCTCTACGTCAAGCAGCGTCTCGGCGGCAGCACGGCGGCCGGCACCGCCGCGCTGTTCGTCCTTTACCTCGGCGGCGCGGTGGGCTCCGTACTGGGCGGCGCCCTGGCCAACCGCTGGGACCGGGTCGCCGTCGCCCGCTGGTCCTACCTCGTCTCGGTCGCCGCCGTCGCGGGGGTCGTGTACGTACCCGGCCCGGCGGTCTACGCATGCGTGGTGCTGACGTCGGCCGGCCTGTACGTCCCCTTCTCGCTCCAGGTCACGCTCGGCCAGGACTACCTGCCCACCCGGGTCGGCACGGCGAGCGGGATCACCCTCGGGCTGACGGTCAGCATCGGCGGCCTGGCCAGCCCCCTCATCGGCAGCATCGCCGACGCGACCTCGCTGCGCACCGCCCTGACCCCACTGATCCTGATGCCCGCCCTGAGCTGGCTGCTGCTGCGCACACTGCCCGAGCCCGCAGCGCCGAAGCCCGCCGCCGCTGCCGAGCCCGTGGCGGCAGCGCGGCAGACCGGAGACGACACGGATGCCGAACTCTCACCCTCCCGCGACCACCGCTGA
- a CDS encoding helix-turn-helix domain-containing protein, translating to MKNVPLADVDHVDRAVLPIGTDYPPGHVLDWHEHRRAQFLYGATGVMVVDTADGTWTVPPERAVLIPAATRHRVHMLGVSTRSLYIEPDAVPWWPVNCTVVDVSALLRELLLVAVEFGSDYGLSGREGAVAALLLHEIAERAPLPFHVAIPASTDLARLCREYLAAPDAGVTNTAWAARTAMSERAFTRRFRAETGDSPAVWRARARLLAAVALLRTASVSEVGGRLGYASPAAFTAAFTRTFGLPPSRFAAQGAGRSRSS from the coding sequence GTGAAGAACGTTCCTCTCGCGGACGTCGACCACGTCGACCGGGCCGTCCTGCCGATCGGCACCGACTACCCGCCCGGCCACGTGCTGGACTGGCACGAGCACCGGCGCGCTCAGTTCCTCTACGGCGCCACCGGGGTCATGGTCGTCGACACCGCCGACGGCACCTGGACGGTTCCGCCGGAGCGGGCGGTTCTGATTCCGGCCGCGACCCGGCATCGGGTCCACATGCTGGGAGTGAGCACCAGGAGTCTGTACATCGAGCCGGACGCGGTCCCCTGGTGGCCCGTGAACTGCACGGTGGTGGACGTATCCGCGCTGCTGCGCGAACTGCTCCTGGTCGCGGTGGAGTTCGGGAGCGACTACGGCCTGTCCGGGCGGGAGGGAGCTGTCGCGGCGCTCCTCCTCCACGAGATCGCCGAGCGCGCCCCACTGCCGTTCCATGTCGCGATCCCCGCCTCCACCGACCTCGCGAGGCTCTGCCGCGAGTATCTGGCCGCCCCGGACGCGGGTGTCACCAACACGGCGTGGGCCGCCCGGACGGCCATGAGCGAGCGGGCCTTCACCCGGCGCTTCCGCGCGGAGACGGGCGACAGCCCTGCGGTCTGGCGGGCCCGCGCCCGGCTGCTCGCCGCCGTTGCGCTGCTGCGGACCGCGTCGGTGAGCGAGGTCGGCGGGCGGCTTGGCTACGCCTCCCCCGCGGCGTTCACCGCGGCCTTCACGCGCACCTTCGGCCTGCCGCCGTCCCGCTTCGCCGCCCAGGGTGCCGGGCGCAGCCGCAGCTCCTGA
- a CDS encoding sulfite exporter TauE/SafE family protein, with protein MDVVALAGIGLLTGMTTVLFGFGGGFVAVPVVVWADAALGVDAMRVATATSALVMVVNAGFATAVTPWRVLRALRGSGRLLLLLAAGASAGAAAARFAPAGPARWAFVAYVALTVVDLLLRPGFLRPRAREAVPVTPRPLPALLGAPVGAVAAFLGVGGSVMTVPAMRRAGHTMRVAAALANPLTLAIALPATAVALCGAALPAAADAHVHLVGLVDVRAASALLLGALPVIAVLRRRPPRISDRTHAWAYIGLLATVTVAMPLAG; from the coding sequence ATGGACGTTGTGGCATTGGCAGGGATCGGTCTCCTCACAGGGATGACGACGGTGTTGTTCGGGTTCGGCGGCGGATTCGTCGCGGTGCCCGTCGTGGTGTGGGCCGACGCCGCACTCGGCGTGGACGCGATGCGGGTGGCGACGGCCACCTCGGCTCTGGTGATGGTGGTGAACGCGGGCTTCGCGACGGCCGTCACGCCGTGGCGGGTGCTCCGCGCGCTGCGCGGCAGCGGCCGGCTGCTCCTCCTCCTGGCGGCGGGCGCGTCGGCGGGAGCCGCCGCCGCGAGGTTCGCCCCGGCCGGTCCGGCCCGCTGGGCCTTCGTCGCGTACGTCGCCCTCACTGTCGTCGATCTGCTGCTGCGTCCCGGATTCCTGCGCCCCCGCGCCCGCGAGGCGGTTCCCGTCACTCCGCGTCCGCTGCCCGCGCTCCTCGGCGCGCCGGTCGGGGCGGTCGCGGCCTTCCTGGGCGTCGGGGGAAGTGTGATGACCGTCCCCGCGATGCGGCGCGCCGGACACACGATGCGGGTGGCGGCTGCCCTGGCCAACCCGCTCACCCTCGCGATCGCGCTGCCGGCCACCGCGGTGGCCCTCTGCGGCGCCGCGCTCCCCGCCGCCGCGGACGCGCATGTGCACCTGGTCGGTCTCGTCGACGTCCGTGCCGCCTCGGCGCTGCTCCTCGGAGCGCTGCCGGTGATCGCTGTGCTGCGCCGGCGTCCGCCGAGGATCTCCGACCGCACCCACGCCTGGGCGTACATCGGGCTGCTGGCCACGGTGACGGTGGCGATGCCGCTGGCGGGCTGA